The DNA window AGGCATCTCCCCCGTCCGCCCCGGTGATGTGATGCGCGTGGAGGTGGAGGGAGTGGGGGTGCTGGAAAACCCCGTCGTTGCCGAGGAGGGCGCAGGCTGAGGTGAAGACTCCGCCGGAGCTGTGGATGGTGAGGCACTTCGTCGATGGAGAATTGGTGGACGGGGCCAGCGGGCGGACCTTTCCCAGCCTGAATCCCGCCACGAACACCCCCATAGCCGAGGTGGCCGAGGGGGGCACGGAGGACGTGGACCGCGCCGTGCGGGCCGCCCGCAGGGCCTTCGACGACGGCCCCTGGCCGCGAATGCGTGCCGCCGACCGTGCCCGGGCGCTGCAGCGCATTGCCGACATCATCGAGCAGCGGGTCGACCAGATCTCCCTGGCCGAGTGCCTGGACACCGGCATCCCATACAGCCAGATCCGGGAGGGGCAGATCCCCCGCGCCGCGGAGAATTTCCGGTTCTTCGCGGAAGTGGCCACTCGCCTCCCCCACGAGGCCTTCCCGGTGGAGGGCGCGTTTCTCAACTACTTGCAGCGCCTCCCCGCCGGCGTGGCCGGATTGATCACCCCCTGGAACACGCCTTTCATGCTGGAGACCTGGAAGGTGGCGCCCTGCCTGGCCGCGGGGTGCACCTGCGTGCTCAAGCCGGCGGAGTGGGCGCCGCTCTCAGCGGCCCTGCTGGCCCAGGTCATCCGCGACGCCGATCTTCCTCCCGGTGTCTTCAATGTCGTCCAGGGATTCGGGGAAACCGCGGGCGCGCCGCTGGTGGCCCACCCCATGGTCAACCTGATCTCCTTCACCGGCGAGACCACAACCGGCCAGGAGATCGTGCGGAACGGGGCGGCCACCCTGAAGCGGTATTCGATGGAGCTGGGCGGGAAGTCGCCGGTGGTCGTCTTCCCGGACGCGGACCTGGACCGGGCCCTGGACGCTGTCATCGTTGGCCAGTACACGCTGAACGGGGAGCGCTGCACCGCCAACTCCCGCCTGCTGGTGGACCGGCGAATCCACGACGAGTTCGTTGGCCGCCTGGTCGAGCGTGTGGCCCGGCTTCGCGTGGGCGACCCCCTGGACCCGGCGACGGAGGTCGGGCCCCTGATTCACCCCGACCACTGGCAGCGCGTCACCGGCTACATCACCATCGGGCAGGAGGAGGGGGCGCACCTGGCGACCGGTGGCCGCCGGCCCGCACACCTGCCGGTGGGCAACTACCTGGAACCCGCGGTCTTCACCCGCGTGACGAACTCGATGCGCATCGCGCAGGAGGAGATTTTCGGGCCCGTCCTCGTGGTCATCCCCTTCCAGACCGAAGAAGAAGCCATCCGGCTGGCCAACGATGTACGCTACGGCCTGGCCGCCTACGTCTGGACGGGGGACATCGCCCGCGGCCACCGGGTGGCCCAGGCGCTGGAGGCGGGGATGGTCTGGGTCAACTCCCAGAACGTGCGCGACCTGCGCACCCCCTTCGGGGGCATGAAGCACTCCGGGATCGGCCGCGAGGGAGGCCACTATTCCTTCGACTTCTACCAGGAGTACAAGACGATCCACGTCGCCCTGGGCACGCACCGCATCCCGAAGATGGGGACGGGCGAGCGCGCCCGCCAGACCGACTTCCGGGGGCTGAACGGGTAGAGGGACCAGATGCCGCACCGAGGCCTGAGTGAGGGGTGAGGAGGCGGACAGCATGCCGGCACGGACGGGAGCCGAGTACATAGAGGGGCTGCGGGCGCGCCCGCCCGATCTGTGGATCGGGGGGCAGCGGGTTGCCGACCCGACCACACATCCGGCCTTCCGCCACGTCGTCCGCAGCCTGGCCGCCCTCTACGACCTGCAGCACGACCCGGCGCTGCGGGAGGAGATGACCTACGTCTCTCCGTCTTCGGGGGCGCGTGTGGGGATGTCGTTCCTGGTCCCCCGTTCCCGTGAGGACCTGGCCCGCACCCGAAAGATGATGAAGCGCTGGGCGGACTACTCCGGCGGCATGATGGGGCGCACCCCCGACTACCTGAACCGGGCGCTAATGGCCTACGCCACCGCCGCCGACTACTGTGCCCAGAACGACCCGCGCTTCGGCGAGAACATCCGCCGCTACTACGAGTACGTCCGTGAACACGACCTGGTGCTCACCCACACCCTGATCAACCCCCAGGCCAACCGCAGCGTGGGTCCCGGCGGGCAGGCCGACCCCACGCTGGCCGCTCGGGTCATCCGGGAGACCGCCGACGGCCTGCTCATCCGCGGCGCCCGCATGCTGGCCACCCTGCCGGTCGCGGACGAGCTCATGGTCTTCCCGTCCACCCTGCTCAAGGCCACCGACGAGGACCGTCCCTACGCCTTCGCCTTCGCCCTCCCCACGGCCACTCCGGGGTTGCGTTTCCTCTGCCGGGAGAGCTTCGATCCGGGCGGGACCACCTTCGACCACCCCCTGGGCGCTCGCTTCGAGGAGATGGACGCGGTAGTCGTCTTCGACGATGTCCTGGTCCCATGGGAGCGCGTCTTCCTCCTGGGGGATGTGGAGCGCTGCAACAAGGCCTTCGGCGCCACCAACGCCGTGGTGCACATGGCGCATCAGGTCGTCACCAAGAACGTGGCCAAGACCGAGTTCGTCCTGGGAGTCGCCTCCCTGATCGTCGACGCCATCGCCATCGAGTCCTTCCAGCACGTGCAGGCGAAGATTGCGGAGATCGTCTACTACCTGGAGACGATGAAGGCGTTCCTGCGAGCCGCCGAGGCCGACGCCCAGGTGGATAAGTGGGGGATGATGACCCCTGCCTGGCCGCCCCTGGACGCTGCCAGGAACATGTTCACCTGGATGTACCCGCGGATGATCGAGATCGTCCAGTTGCTGGGCGCCAGCGGGCTGATGGCCCGTCCTACCCGGGCGGATGTGGAGGGGCCACTGGGCCAGGCCGTGGAGAAGTACTATCAGGCGGCGCGCCTCCCGGCGGTGGAGCGGATCAAACTCTTCCGCCTGGCCTGGGACCTGGCCCTCTCGGCCTTCGGTTCCCGGCAGGTCCTCTACGAGCGCTTCTTCTTCGGGGATCCCGTGCGGATGCAGATGGCCACCTTCGCCAACTACGACCGCACGCCCTACATGGAGCGGGTGCGGGCGTTCCTGGACCGCGAGGACGCCGTCCATTCCCCCGGGCCGGCGGCTTCCCGCGCCGGCGTACCGCTGCCTGCGGGCGAGTAGCGCTGCCGTGGACGCCGTCGCCGAGCTCAGCGCAACCGCCTTCCGCCGGGTGATGGGGCTGTTCGCCACGGGCGTCACCGTCCTCGCCGTCGAGATCCCCGACGGCGTGCACGGCATGACGGCGAACGCGGTGGCTTCGGTCTCGCTGGATCCGATCCTGGTCCTGGTGTGCGTGGACCGGCGTGCCCGCACCCGCCAGTACCTGCAGACGGGGCGGCCCTTTTCCATCAACATCCTGCGGCAGGAGCAGGAACCGCTCTCGCGCTACTTCGCCGGGGCCTGGCGGTATGCCGGGGCGCCCGAGTTCCGCTTCCAGCGGTGGGCCCACGGGCCGCTGCTGGTCGGTGCCCTGGCCTCCGTGGGCTGCCGGGTCGAGCGGCTGGTGGAGGCGGGCGACCACACCATCGTGCTGGGAGCCGTGACGGGACTGCACCAGGGCGAGCCGGGCGATCCCCTGCTCTTCTTCGGCGGCCGCTACCGCCGCCTGATGCAGGCCGAGGCGTACGTCGGCGCGCCGGCCGACCCGTGGACTCACGAATCGGCCCGCATTCACTACGACCAGTCCTGACCACGATGGGCCACGAGCCGCCGCAGATCCTGCGCGCCGCGCACATCGAGTTCCGGGTCACGGACCTGGACCGGGCCGCCGAATTCTACGCCAGCCTCCTTGGATTCGTGGAGACGGCGCGGGACCCGACCCGGATCTACCTGCGTGGCTACGAGGAGTGGCTGCACCACAGCCTGGTGCTGCGCCGGGCTCCGTCGCCGGGGGTGGGGCACATCGCCTTCCGCGTGGCCGGTCCCGCCGATCTGGAGGCGCTCGTGGCGATCGCAGGGCGCGACGGTCTCCCGCATCGCTGGGTTGAGGACGAGGAGGCAGGGCAGGGGAGGGCGCTGCGGGTCCAGGACCCGGCGGGACTCCCGCTGGAGTTCTTCCATGAGATGCAGCCGGTGGAGCGGCTGCTGCAGCGCTACGACCTCTACCGCGGGCCCGGGGTGATGCGTCTGGACCACTTCAACTGCCAGGTGCCCGACGTCCCCACAACCGCCGCCTGGTATCAGCAGACGCTGGGTTTCCGCTGTTCGGAGCTCACCGAGACCGAGGACGACCCCCCGCGTCTGTGGGCCATCTGGCTGCACCGCAAGCAGAACGTGCACGACGTGGCGCTGATGACCGGTCGCGGTCCCCGGGTGCATCATGCCGGATTCTGGATGGCGGATCCGGCAGGGGTCCTGCGCGCCTGCGACGTGCTGGCGGCGGCGGGGCGGGTCCAGGCCATGGAGCGGGGGCCCGGGCGCCACGGGCTCAGCAACGCCTTCTTCCTCTACCTGCGCGACCCCGACGGCAACCGCATCGAGCTCTACACCGGCGATTACATGATTGCCGACCCCGACTGGCCGGCCATCCGCTGGAAGCTCGACGACCCGCGCCGGGCGACGCTGTGGGGTCACCCCGCGCCGCCTTCCTGGTTCGACGAAGCCGCGGCGGTGGAGTCCGTCATCGACGGGGCCCTTCAGCCAATACAGCCACCGACGCTGCCCGACCGTCCCGCTGCGGTGCGCTGACGCCGGAGCGGGAGGATTCATCCCATGGAGCGGATGCTGGAGGAGCTGTTGCGGGACCTGCTGGGGGCGGCCCCGGACGACCAGACCCTGCGTGCGGTTGAGGAGTGGCGGCGCGCCTGGCGCCGGGAGTGGGAGCGAGTGGAGGGCGTCCGGCTGGGAGAGGAGGACCTGCCCGCGCCCCTGTGGTGCTGGCCGCCGTGAGCGCCGACCTGGCCGCGCTGGCTTCGGCGGTCCGTGGCGGGCGCCTCTCGTCCGTCGACCTGGTGGAGCGTTGCCTGGAGCGGATCCGCGACACCGGGGAGCGCCTCCGGGCGTTCATCCATGTGGACGCGGAGGGCGCGCGGGAGGCGGCGCAGCAGCGGGACATGGAGGCGCGCCGCGGTCAGATCCGTGGCCCGCTGCACGGGATCCCCGTGGCGGTGAAGGACCTGTTCGACCAGGCCGGCCTGCCCACCACCGCCGGGGCGGCGATCCGTCGCGGGCACCGGGCTCAGACCACCGCCACGGCGGTGCACCGCCTGCTGGACGCCGGGGCGGTAGTCATCGGCAAGACCAACCTGCACGAGTTCGCCTTCGGGGTTACCTCGGTCAACCCGCACTTTGGCGCCGTGGCCAACCCCTGGGATCCCGAGCGCGTGGCCGGCGGGTCCAGCGGCGGGTCGGCGGCGGCGGTGGCGGCGGGGTGCTGCGCCGCCGCCCTGGGGACGGATACAGGAGGATCCATTCGCATCCCCGCGGCCCTGTGCGGTGTGGTGGGGCTGAAGCCCACCTTCGGCCGGGTCAGCCGGCACGGGGTGGTGCCACTGGCCTGGTCCTTCGACACCGTGGGCCCCATGGCCCGCAGCGTGGCCGACGCGGCCCTGCTCCTTGGCGTCCTGGCAGGTCCCGACCCCCAGGATCCCCTCACCGGAGGGAGCGCCCCCTGCGCGTCTCGGGTCCCGCCTGCTCCACCGTCCTTTCGCATCGGCCGCCTGCGCGGTCCGCTCTTCGACGAGGAGTTGGACGTTGAGGTAGGGACGGCACTGGAGCGGGCCTGCACCCTACTGGCCCGCGCCGGAGGCCGGGTCGAGGAGGTGGGTTTGGAGGAGGCGCTGGCCGGGCAGGCTGCGCAGACAACCATCCTCTTCGCCGAAGCCAGCGCCTACCACCGCCGCGCCTACCCGGGCCGACTGGCGGAGTACGGGCCGGACGTGCGTGAGCTGCTGGCCGCTGGTGCCACCATCCCCGCCACAGCTTACGTGGACGCGCAGCGGGTGCAGGGGATGGTGATCCGCCAGATCCGGCACCTGCTTACGGACTTCGACGCGCTGATCTGTGCCGCCGTCCCCGTGCAGGCTCCTCGCATCGAGGACGTGGACCCGACGCGGGGTGAGGGGTGGCGGCGCGCCCGGGCCCCCCTTTCCCGCCTCACCCGGCTCTTCAACCTCACCGGGCTCCCCGCGGTGGTCGTGCCGGTGGAGCAGTCCCGCAGCGGCCTGCCGCTGGGTGTGCAGCTGGCAGCGGCGCCGGGGGAGGAGGAGCGGTTGCTGGCGATCGCGGCGGTGCTGGAGGCCGCTACAGGCTGGTCCTTACCCATCCTGCCGTAGCTTCTACCCCCTCCGCGCCGCGGCGACGATCAGCTCGGCCGCAGCCGCGGGAAAGGGGGCACCCAGGACGTAGCAGCGCGCGCCGCGGAGCAGTCGGCTGAACCCGGCGAAGGCATCTTCCAGGCGGTGCGCGTAGCGCAGGGAGGAGTGCTGCTGCTCTCCCAGGTACATCAGGAGCTCCGCGCGGGAGAAAGGCGCCAGGCCTCCGCCATCCGGCCGCAGCAGCACGAACGCCTCCACCGGGACCTCACCCGCCGCCCGCGCCGCGGGGAGGTAGAAACGAACGCCGCCCTCCCGCGCGACCTCTGCGCCCCGGGGAAGAGCCCCGACCGCCTGGGCGGTCCAGGGTTTGATGGCCATGGGCAGCGCAAACGGCGCCGCCGCCCCCGTGGCCGGATCAAGCAGCGTGATCTCGTCGGTGAGGTAGGCCGCCCCGTGCCGGACCAGGATGGCCACCGTGGATGTCTTCCCCGCGCCACTTTCCCCGATGACGATCCAGGCCCGCCCGTCGACGGCCACTGCGCCGGCGTGGATGAAGAGCAGGTGGCGCAGCAGGGCCGCGCCGGTTGCGCCCACCTGCCCCAGCAGCAGAGGGAGCCACCCGGTCTGTGGCAGCGTGACCGACCACAGAACCTTGCCGTCCACGGTCCCCGTGGCCAGGCGGTCCTCCTCGGCCACGGTGACGTCCAGGGGAGGGAGGGGCTCCGCCGCGCACAGCGAGCTTAGGGCCGGGGCCAGAGCGGCGGCTATCCGGTCTGGCGCGGCGATGCGGATCTGCCAGCCGGGCAGGGTCAGGGTGTGTCGCGCGGGCATCACGGAGGCTCGACCCAGCGCAGGGCTGCGCGCCGCCAGCGGCCATCTTCCTCCCGGAGCAGGCCCGCGGCCGCCAGGCTCTGCAGCGATTCCGCAAGGTGCTCCTGCGGCCCGCCGAGGCTGGCGGTCACCTCCGCCGTCGTCCGTCCCTCGCAGGTCTCGAAGACCCGCCGGGTTGCCGGGTCCAGGAGGATAAGGCGCGCCTGCGCCACGTCCAGCAGGACGACCTCCCCGTCGAGCTCTGCGGCCAGGAAGGGCGCGCTCACGGCGCGGCGGCCGGGGTCACCCCGCGCAGGACTCCCAGGACGACCAGTCGGAAGGCGGCGCTGTAGGCCGGGGTGCAGGTGACCAGGGCGATGCCACGCTCCCCAAGCGGCGCCGAGAGCACTTCCACCCGCTCGGGGCGCACGACCTGCGACTCTACCACCGCATACCTGTAGCGGCGCCCCCCGTACTCCACCAAGATTACGTCCCCGCGGCGCAGGGTGTCCAGGCGGAAGAAGGGCGCTCCATAGGTGGTGCGGTGGCCGGCGATACCCAGGACCCCGGGGCGGTCGGGAAGCGGGGTCCAGGTGATCCGGCCGACCCCAAACCTGCGCAGGTGCTCGGGGGTCGCCCCTTCGGGGACGTAGCGCCGCAGTTCCAACCGGGGGATCGTCAGTACCATCCCCTGGGAGGCGGTACCGTCCGCCGCCGGCCGCCCGCCCTGCGCGGGTTCCCCGGTGGTTACCGCGCGCTCGCTCTGTGCAGACTCCCAGGCTGCCAGCGCCGCGGTCTGCGCCGGCCCCACCGCCACGGCTGTGTAAGCGATCCACCCAAAGGGAGCGAGCACCAGCAGCACGCCCGCGGCAATGCACAGGGTTCCTGCCATCCGCAGGGCCCTGCGGAAAGGCGGAGGCTCCTTGATACCGTAGACGATCACGACCTGGCGCCCGCGCGCCGCAGGACGATCCCCAGAGAGATCAGACCGACCCCGCCGGCAAACGGGATCCACAGGTTCGCCCCGCCGTAGGGCAATACTTCGACCGGGAGCAGCCTGGGGCGCACCGGACGCACGGCCTCAGCCAGCGGGCGGACGACCGGCCGGGCCGGGGGAGTGGCCACTGCCCTGGGGACGGCGGGCAGGACGACGGGGGTCACGCGAACCACTGGCGGCGCCGCTGGAGGCGGAACTGCCGGTGCGAGGGGCGTGGCCGGCGTGTGGGGTGTGACCACCGGCGTGGGCGGAGGGACGATGGCCTCAGGAGGCGGCGCCGGGGGAGCCACAAGCAGGGGTGCGGCGGCCAGGATGGGCAGGAGGATTCCGATGATCGGCAGGATAGGCAGCCACGGCGCGGGAGGCCCCGCCGGGGGAGGAGGGGGAGGAGGAATGGGAGAGACCACCTCCACCCCTGTGGCCAGGGGAATCGACGCGATCTTCACTCCCCGAGGCTGCAACCCTATCAGCCCCCGGCGGAAAGGGAATTCTTGCGCTCAATACCTTTCGCCAGAGAAGCCCCCCTCTTTGATAACACAGATATGGGATCAGGCGCCACGGACCAAAAGCAGTCTCCGAGCCGGTTATCCGGCCCGGAGACTGGAAGAATGCCGCCGGGACGTCCTGCTAGCGCATCAGGTTCAGCCGTTCCGACGGCGGTACCTCCAGCG is part of the Armatimonadota bacterium genome and encodes:
- the hpaB gene encoding 4-hydroxyphenylacetate 3-monooxygenase, oxygenase component; this translates as MPARTGAEYIEGLRARPPDLWIGGQRVADPTTHPAFRHVVRSLAALYDLQHDPALREEMTYVSPSSGARVGMSFLVPRSREDLARTRKMMKRWADYSGGMMGRTPDYLNRALMAYATAADYCAQNDPRFGENIRRYYEYVREHDLVLTHTLINPQANRSVGPGGQADPTLAARVIRETADGLLIRGARMLATLPVADELMVFPSTLLKATDEDRPYAFAFALPTATPGLRFLCRESFDPGGTTFDHPLGARFEEMDAVVVFDDVLVPWERVFLLGDVERCNKAFGATNAVVHMAHQVVTKNVAKTEFVLGVASLIVDAIAIESFQHVQAKIAEIVYYLETMKAFLRAAEADAQVDKWGMMTPAWPPLDAARNMFTWMYPRMIEIVQLLGASGLMARPTRADVEGPLGQAVEKYYQAARLPAVERIKLFRLAWDLALSAFGSRQVLYERFFFGDPVRMQMATFANYDRTPYMERVRAFLDREDAVHSPGPAASRAGVPLPAGE
- a CDS encoding flavin reductase family protein, with the translated sequence MDAVAELSATAFRRVMGLFATGVTVLAVEIPDGVHGMTANAVASVSLDPILVLVCVDRRARTRQYLQTGRPFSINILRQEQEPLSRYFAGAWRYAGAPEFRFQRWAHGPLLVGALASVGCRVERLVEAGDHTIVLGAVTGLHQGEPGDPLLFFGGRYRRLMQAEAYVGAPADPWTHESARIHYDQS
- a CDS encoding class E sortase — encoded protein: MAGTLCIAAGVLLVLAPFGWIAYTAVAVGPAQTAALAAWESAQSERAVTTGEPAQGGRPAADGTASQGMVLTIPRLELRRYVPEGATPEHLRRFGVGRITWTPLPDRPGVLGIAGHRTTYGAPFFRLDTLRRGDVILVEYGGRRYRYAVVESQVVRPERVEVLSAPLGERGIALVTCTPAYSAAFRLVVLGVLRGVTPAAAP
- the hpaD gene encoding 3,4-dihydroxyphenylacetate 2,3-dioxygenase gives rise to the protein MGHEPPQILRAAHIEFRVTDLDRAAEFYASLLGFVETARDPTRIYLRGYEEWLHHSLVLRRAPSPGVGHIAFRVAGPADLEALVAIAGRDGLPHRWVEDEEAGQGRALRVQDPAGLPLEFFHEMQPVERLLQRYDLYRGPGVMRLDHFNCQVPDVPTTAAWYQQTLGFRCSELTETEDDPPRLWAIWLHRKQNVHDVALMTGRGPRVHHAGFWMADPAGVLRACDVLAAAGRVQAMERGPGRHGLSNAFFLYLRDPDGNRIELYTGDYMIADPDWPAIRWKLDDPRRATLWGHPAPPSWFDEAAAVESVIDGALQPIQPPTLPDRPAAVR
- the hpaE gene encoding 5-carboxymethyl-2-hydroxymuconate semialdehyde dehydrogenase; translated protein: MVRHFVDGELVDGASGRTFPSLNPATNTPIAEVAEGGTEDVDRAVRAARRAFDDGPWPRMRAADRARALQRIADIIEQRVDQISLAECLDTGIPYSQIREGQIPRAAENFRFFAEVATRLPHEAFPVEGAFLNYLQRLPAGVAGLITPWNTPFMLETWKVAPCLAAGCTCVLKPAEWAPLSAALLAQVIRDADLPPGVFNVVQGFGETAGAPLVAHPMVNLISFTGETTTGQEIVRNGAATLKRYSMELGGKSPVVVFPDADLDRALDAVIVGQYTLNGERCTANSRLLVDRRIHDEFVGRLVERVARLRVGDPLDPATEVGPLIHPDHWQRVTGYITIGQEEGAHLATGGRRPAHLPVGNYLEPAVFTRVTNSMRIAQEEIFGPVLVVIPFQTEEEAIRLANDVRYGLAAYVWTGDIARGHRVAQALEAGMVWVNSQNVRDLRTPFGGMKHSGIGREGGHYSFDFYQEYKTIHVALGTHRIPKMGTGERARQTDFRGLNG
- a CDS encoding amidase translates to MVLAAVSADLAALASAVRGGRLSSVDLVERCLERIRDTGERLRAFIHVDAEGAREAAQQRDMEARRGQIRGPLHGIPVAVKDLFDQAGLPTTAGAAIRRGHRAQTTATAVHRLLDAGAVVIGKTNLHEFAFGVTSVNPHFGAVANPWDPERVAGGSSGGSAAAVAAGCCAAALGTDTGGSIRIPAALCGVVGLKPTFGRVSRHGVVPLAWSFDTVGPMARSVADAALLLGVLAGPDPQDPLTGGSAPCASRVPPAPPSFRIGRLRGPLFDEELDVEVGTALERACTLLARAGGRVEEVGLEEALAGQAAQTTILFAEASAYHRRAYPGRLAEYGPDVRELLAAGATIPATAYVDAQRVQGMVIRQIRHLLTDFDALICAAVPVQAPRIEDVDPTRGEGWRRARAPLSRLTRLFNLTGLPAVVVPVEQSRSGLPLGVQLAAAPGEEERLLAIAAVLEAATGWSLPILP